A genome region from Deltaproteobacteria bacterium includes the following:
- a CDS encoding RES family NAD+ phosphorylase, translated as MEFSIPVPPATLTPLPPLERLPAGSRLHRIHGIKWRSAQFNAGNHLSRFAPIRDAGGRRIPVLYAGRTFEVAAYESLFHAMEPGHGLRTWPAGELTNLAHSTLETGRNLDLAPLFQRNLTGWNVSDLEIVKAPARYYPDTARWAEAVHRSIMDASGMVWISNREGSDRCYIFFGDRVEEADFIVSHQRQGDDESLLADVRRAASHGGITITI; from the coding sequence GTGGAGTTCTCCATCCCTGTCCCCCCGGCGACACTGACTCCCCTTCCGCCTCTCGAACGGCTGCCGGCCGGCTCACGGTTACACCGAATTCACGGAATCAAATGGCGCAGCGCCCAGTTCAACGCCGGTAACCACCTGTCCCGCTTCGCTCCCATCAGAGATGCCGGAGGTCGCCGCATACCCGTCCTTTACGCCGGCAGGACCTTCGAAGTCGCGGCCTACGAATCACTCTTCCACGCCATGGAACCCGGCCATGGACTCCGTACCTGGCCAGCCGGCGAACTGACCAATCTGGCACATTCCACCCTGGAAACCGGTCGAAACCTCGACTTGGCTCCCCTATTCCAGAGAAATCTCACTGGATGGAACGTCTCCGACCTCGAGATCGTCAAAGCGCCGGCCCGATACTATCCGGACACCGCGCGGTGGGCCGAGGCCGTACATCGTTCAATCATGGATGCTTCCGGGATGGTGTGGATTTCCAACCGCGAGGGCAGCGACCGCTGTTACATCTTCTTCGGAGATCGCGTCGAAGAGGCGGACTTCATCGTCTCCCATCAACGCCAAGGCGACGACGAAAGCCTGCTGGCCGACGTGCGGCGCGCCGCGTCGCACGGTGGGATCACCATAACAATTTGA
- a CDS encoding AAA family ATPase: protein MTEIYQWILEQLQHNQVFGGVVGASAFMTAGYYLRHVPVTLWNVFLRRCTVETIILSDTDVFWWLSEWLSVQPYMDRCLRTRVTAYSDDDEVEGVRRTQITLGDGHHVLFFHGRPVFIQRYLDDQRSGMNPVEGFQVRTLGTSQATVRAIIEEARQGVAGTSVLKIYSWDRWWRLAATRALRPLDTVIMKPEIRERILRDLTWFYDAERWYEQRGVSYRRGYLLAGEPGTGKTSVIVALASHLRRPLYVLNVGSLKNDNDLLEAFARCGINGIMVLEDIDAATRTRVASAAAGGEDDDDDTPITLSNLLNQLDGAMSPQGLVVFMTTNFPENLDPALMRPGRVDVRIDLQPFGHTEAEAMFRCFYPESDARLVLPNDSVTPAALQQVFMDHPHDGAAASRAVGRMK from the coding sequence GTGACCGAAATCTATCAGTGGATTCTTGAGCAATTGCAGCATAACCAGGTATTCGGGGGCGTCGTGGGCGCCTCGGCCTTCATGACCGCCGGTTACTACCTGCGACATGTCCCGGTGACCTTGTGGAACGTCTTCCTGCGGCGCTGCACCGTGGAAACAATCATCCTCAGCGACACGGACGTGTTCTGGTGGTTAAGCGAGTGGTTGAGCGTTCAGCCGTACATGGACAGGTGCCTCCGAACACGGGTTACTGCGTACAGCGACGATGACGAGGTAGAAGGGGTTCGGCGCACCCAAATCACCCTGGGGGATGGCCACCATGTACTGTTCTTTCATGGAAGGCCGGTCTTCATCCAGCGGTACCTGGACGACCAGCGATCCGGAATGAATCCCGTGGAGGGATTCCAGGTGCGGACGTTGGGCACGAGCCAGGCCACGGTCCGGGCGATCATCGAGGAGGCCCGGCAGGGCGTTGCGGGGACGAGTGTCCTGAAGATCTATAGTTGGGACCGCTGGTGGCGACTGGCCGCCACGCGCGCCTTGCGGCCATTGGACACGGTCATCATGAAGCCCGAGATCAGGGAGCGCATCCTGCGGGATCTGACTTGGTTCTATGACGCGGAACGCTGGTACGAGCAGCGGGGCGTTTCGTACCGTCGCGGATACCTGCTGGCCGGTGAACCTGGAACCGGCAAGACGTCCGTGATCGTCGCCCTGGCCAGCCACTTGCGCAGGCCGCTGTACGTTCTGAATGTCGGGTCGCTCAAGAACGACAACGACCTCCTGGAGGCCTTTGCGCGGTGTGGAATCAACGGAATAATGGTGCTCGAGGATATCGATGCCGCAACAAGAACGCGGGTCGCCTCGGCCGCCGCCGGCGGAGAGGATGACGACGACGATACGCCGATCACCCTGTCAAACCTTCTCAATCAACTCGACGGCGCCATGAGCCCGCAAGGTCTGGTGGTCTTCATGACTACCAATTTTCCGGAGAACCTGGACCCGGCCCTGATGCGCCCAGGTCGGGTCGACGTACGGATCGACCTGCAGCCGTTCGGCCACACGGAAGCCGAGGCGATGTTTCGATGCTTCTACCCCGAATCCGATGCCCGCCTGGTCCTCCCGAACGATAGCGTCACGCCGGCGGCCCTTCAGCAGGTGTTCATGGACCATCCTCACGACGGAGCCGCGGCTTCCCGCGCGGTGGGCCGAATGAAATAG